The following are from one region of the Epinephelus fuscoguttatus linkage group LG11, E.fuscoguttatus.final_Chr_v1 genome:
- the LOC125896588 gene encoding vesicular inhibitory amino acid transporter-like: MGSLRWARSSGQPWGAAGSLWGWAVSRINLDWTTRIFQEDEEMLILTHSDELNRTYGEDIRLPFDNITNTANTSSDDTRGNRTSFRRHSLSLTEQVNPSIPASTSTLLQESPAFKETRATAISTGPRTITITSAVSSVDSLCFKNTRSYGKGRRASETQADKMGSNSKENQNQGNKRGSYRLFRGNMHKQRLSEDGEETMEGTSQFCTSLEDERARMSLTNHVQSPDTDTTGVSHSPTITAWEAGWNVTNAIQGIFVLGLPFALVQSGYLGLLLMVLSAWVCNHTGRILVACLYEEEQSGGTMSKVRVRHSYQDIVEACCKGLWPHWPGLGGWMVNVAQVIELLMTCTLYLVVSTSLLSDSLTGVAVPRSVCSLVSLMFLLPCLLLTDLRPVSTLSLLCSLAHILISLLVMLYCLSRASSWTWSTLSLSADPEDFLVSVGVIIFSYTSQIFLPPLEGSMEDRGQFNAMLGWTHGAACIMKTLFSLLAVLTWGTETSEVITDNLPSDLRPLVNLCLLAKALLSYPLPFYSAAEILQTCLLGDVSSYSKHGGRGVSRPALLVRATLLMTSYLLALLVPRFSLLMGLTGSVTGAAMTLILPCLFHLRLQWGCLAVRDRLIDVCILSLGVICSVSGVFCSVKRLVGGL; the protein is encoded by the exons ATGGGCTCTCTTCGCTGGGCTCGGAGCTCTGGGCAGCCCTGGGGTGCTGCTGGGTCTCTGTGGGGTTGGGCGGTGTCGAGGATAAACCTGGACTGGACGACAAG GATATTTCAGGAGGATGAAGAGATGCTGATTCTGACCCACAGTGACGAGCTGAACAGAACCTATGGTGAGGACATCAGATTGCCTTTTGACAACATCACAAACACAGCTAACACAAGCTCTGATGACACCAGAGGAAATAGGACCTCATTCAGAAGACACAGTCTGTCTTTGACTGAGCAAGTTAATCCCAGTATCCCAGCATCCACCAGCACCTTACTGCAGGAGAGTCCAGCTTTCAAAGAAACCAGAGCCACTGCCATCTCCACCGGACCCAGAACCATCACTATAACTTCAGCCGTTTCCTCCGTAGACTCCCTTTGCTTCAAAAACACAAGAAGCTATGGCAAAGGAAGACGAGCCTCTGAGACACAAGCTGACAAGATGGGAAGCAACAGTAAGGAGAACCAGAACCAGGGTAACAAGAGAGGATCCTACAGGCTGTTTAGAGGgaacatgcacaaacagagaCTTtcagaggatggagaggagacCATGGAGGGGACGTCTCAGTTCTGTACCAGCCTTGAAGATGAGAGAGCAAGGATGAGTTTGACTAATCATGTTCAGAGCCCCGATACCGACACAACAGGTGTGAGTCATTCTCCCACCATCACTGCCTGGGAGGCTGGCTGGAATGTCACAAATGCTATACAG GGTATCTTTGTGTTGGGTTTACCCTTTGCTCTGGTCCAGTCAGGTTATCTGGGTCTTCTTCTGATGGTTCTGTCAGCTTGGGTCTGCAACCACACAGGGAGGATACTGGTGGCCTGTCTGTATGAAGAGGAACAAAG TGGTGGCACAATGTCAAAAGTCAGAGTCCGACACAGCTACCAGGACATAGTGGAGGCCTGCTGCAAAGGACTGTGGCCACACTGGCCTGGACTCGGGGGGTGGATGGTTAATGTAGctcag GTCATCGAACTGTTGATGACCTGCACCCTGTATCTCGTCGTCTCCACCAGTCTGTTGTCTGACAGTCTCACAGGGGTGGCTGTTCCTAGATCAGTGTGTTCTCTGGTGTCTCTGATGTTCCTGCTGCCCTGCCTGCTGCTGACTGATCTCAGGCCAGTCTCCACTCTAAGCCTACTGTGCTCCTTGGCTCACATCCTGATCAG CCTGTTGGTCATGCTATACTGTCTGAGTCGAGCCAGCAGCTGGACCTGGTCcactctctccctgtctgcGGACCCAGAGGACTTCCTCGTCTCTGTGGGCGTCATCATCTTCTCCTACACCTCGCAgatcttcctccctcctctagAGGGCAGTATGGAGGACAGAGGGCAGTTTAATGCCATGCTGGGGTGGACTCATGGTGCTGCCTGCATCATGAAAACTCTGTTTTCTTTACTG GCCGTGTTGACGTGGGGCACAGAGACCAGTGAGGTCATCACAGACAACCTGCCCTCTGACCTTCGACCTCTTGTCAACCTGTGTCTGCTGGCTAAAGCCCTGCTGTCCTACCCTCTGCCGTTCTACTCTGCTGCTGAGATACTACAAACCTGCCTGCTTGGAG ATGTGTCATCGTACTCCAAGCACGGAGGTCGAGGTGTGTCTCGCCCAGCCCTGTTGGTCCGTGCCACCTTGCTGATGACATCATACCTACTGGCCCTGCTAGTCCCCAGGTTCTCCCTGTTGATGGGTTTGACGGGCAGCGTGACCGGGGCGGCCATGACACTCATACTGCCGTGTCTGTTTCACCTCAGACTGCAGTGGGGCTGCCTCGCTGTGAGGGACCGGCTGATAGATGTGTGCATACTGAGTCTGGGGGTCATCTGTAGTGTGTCTGGTGTGTTTTGTTCAGTGAAGAGACTGGTGGGAGGACTGTAG